The following proteins come from a genomic window of Micromonospora zamorensis:
- a CDS encoding transketolase family protein, translated as MRDAFIDATTALLDDDPRTAIVLADISATQFAPAGTRHPDRVFNVGIREQLMIGVAGGLALTGLRPIVHSYATFLVDRAYEQIKLDLDHQGVGAVMVSIGASFDGSAEGRTHQSPGDVALFDSLGDGWTVRVPGHPDEVAPLLREAAITDDPVYLRLSEQRNARAHPDADRLRVIRQGGTNAPLVLAVGPMLDPTLAATEGMAVTVAYTHTPRPFDTSGLRALAATEVVLVEPYLSGTSSAVVSRAMAEVPHRLLALGVDQTDLRRYGDPADHARWHGLDADGLRRSISAFLGSARG; from the coding sequence ACCACCGCGCTGCTCGACGACGACCCGCGCACCGCAATCGTGCTGGCCGACATCTCGGCCACCCAGTTCGCGCCGGCCGGCACCCGCCACCCGGACCGGGTGTTCAATGTCGGCATCCGGGAGCAACTGATGATCGGGGTGGCCGGCGGGCTCGCCCTGACCGGGCTTCGCCCGATCGTGCACTCCTACGCGACGTTCCTGGTGGACCGGGCGTACGAGCAGATCAAGCTGGATCTGGACCACCAGGGCGTGGGCGCGGTCATGGTCAGCATCGGAGCATCGTTCGACGGGTCAGCTGAGGGCCGGACCCACCAGTCGCCCGGCGACGTGGCGCTCTTCGACTCGTTGGGCGACGGCTGGACGGTGCGGGTGCCCGGCCACCCCGACGAGGTCGCACCGCTGCTGCGCGAGGCGGCGATCACCGACGATCCGGTCTACCTGCGGCTGAGCGAGCAACGCAACGCCCGGGCGCACCCGGACGCCGACCGGTTGCGGGTGATCCGGCAGGGTGGGACGAACGCGCCGCTCGTGCTGGCAGTCGGGCCGATGCTCGATCCCACCCTGGCAGCGACCGAGGGGATGGCCGTGACGGTCGCGTACACCCACACTCCCCGGCCGTTCGACACGTCCGGGCTGCGGGCGCTCGCCGCGACCGAGGTGGTGCTGGTCGAGCCGTACCTGTCAGGAACGTCGAGCGCGGTCGTCAGCCGGGCCATGGCGGAGGTGCCGCATCGGCTGCTCGCCCTCGGGGTGGATCAGACCGACCTGCGCCGATACGGAGATCCGGCCGACCACGCCCGGTGGCACGGCCTGGATGCCGACGGTCTGCGCCGGTCGATCAGTGCGTTTCTGGGATCAGCGCGCGGGTGA
- a CDS encoding ArnT family glycosyltransferase, whose product MSAGGSLLAAVPAAGALLLTVAMRPREVGAVAPLRLAVVRAALLTGVYAVLVVELLGALHALTRPAFAAAWLLFLAAAATAAGLRQRRATRTAPTLTAAPRPVPVGAVVSGGSADPPAAVERGATGPDPTPTRAVRAPSGLLAVALDAWRTAGRGERLLVGAIGGLVLLELLVALLAEPNNFDSQTYHLPKVEHWVAQGDLDFWPTAIHRQVTIPPGAEYLLLHLRLLTGGDHLYNLVQWAAGVLCLLVVARITAQLGGSRRAQLLTAFVLATTPMVVLQATSTQTDLVCAAWVTCAATLVLDGLRRRTGWGTVLGLGAATGLTAVTKTSGLIAVGPLLLLWGLAQLRLALTASTATPGPTAAGAAPPNPTAGAASPGPTAAGGYRRPRPVGGLARTVGASVLILLVAAVVVGPFLARVTAEFGHPLGPPRLRESIPMERHDPQSILVNALRIGHTAFDTPLAPLRRAGAEAIIDGAGAIGVDPQDRAITFGREIFPEPAWYPDEDRVAFPLTGALVLIGAVVALARPRRIDPEQAGPLRAYAVVVLAAVLLHTSMIKWQPWGNRLILYAVVLAVPLAGLWLDALFRRRRGNPGRPGARRSVATLTAVTVLATAALAGVLALSYGFPRRLVGAGSVFTTSDWDTRFLRRPQWADEFRWAATAVRDSGAGRIGLVQQNDNWEYPWWLLLRQPDGGSPDLVALQSVLPERPPADPASVDAIVCTGSRPACTKLVPAGWRLEFRGYVGYALPPGR is encoded by the coding sequence ATGTCGGCTGGCGGCTCTCTGCTCGCGGCGGTTCCCGCCGCCGGGGCGCTCCTGCTCACCGTCGCGATGAGGCCGCGCGAGGTCGGCGCGGTCGCGCCGCTACGGCTCGCCGTGGTGCGCGCCGCGCTGCTCACCGGCGTGTACGCGGTGCTCGTCGTCGAACTTCTCGGCGCGTTGCACGCGCTGACCCGGCCGGCCTTCGCCGCCGCGTGGCTGCTCTTCCTGGCCGCCGCCGCGACAGCAGCCGGTCTGCGGCAGCGACGCGCGACCCGTACCGCGCCGACGCTCACCGCTGCACCGCGACCGGTGCCGGTCGGTGCCGTGGTGTCCGGCGGCAGCGCCGACCCGCCCGCCGCCGTCGAGCGCGGTGCGACCGGTCCCGACCCCACGCCGACCCGCGCCGTCCGGGCACCGTCCGGCCTGCTCGCCGTGGCCCTCGACGCCTGGCGTACGGCGGGACGCGGCGAGCGGCTGCTCGTCGGCGCGATCGGCGGACTGGTCCTGCTGGAGCTGCTGGTCGCGCTGCTGGCCGAGCCGAACAACTTCGACTCACAGACCTATCACCTGCCGAAGGTGGAGCACTGGGTGGCTCAGGGTGACCTGGACTTCTGGCCCACCGCCATCCACCGGCAGGTGACCATCCCGCCCGGAGCCGAGTACCTGCTGCTGCACCTTCGCCTCCTCACCGGCGGGGACCACCTGTACAACCTGGTGCAGTGGGCGGCCGGAGTGCTCTGCCTCCTGGTGGTCGCACGGATCACCGCGCAGCTCGGCGGCAGCCGACGGGCCCAGCTGCTCACCGCGTTCGTGTTGGCGACCACGCCGATGGTGGTGCTCCAGGCGACCAGCACGCAGACCGACCTGGTCTGCGCGGCGTGGGTGACCTGCGCGGCGACCCTCGTGCTGGACGGGCTGCGTCGGCGGACAGGCTGGGGCACGGTGCTCGGGTTGGGGGCGGCCACCGGTCTGACCGCGGTGACCAAGACCAGTGGTCTGATCGCGGTCGGTCCGCTGCTGCTGCTCTGGGGGTTGGCCCAGCTCCGGCTGGCGCTGACCGCGAGCACGGCGACGCCCGGCCCGACGGCGGCCGGCGCGGCACCACCCAACCCGACGGCCGGCGCGGCATCGCCCGGCCCGACGGCGGCCGGCGGGTATCGGCGGCCTCGGCCGGTCGGCGGGCTGGCCCGCACGGTCGGCGCCTCGGTGTTGATCCTGCTGGTCGCGGCCGTGGTGGTCGGCCCGTTCCTGGCCCGGGTGACCGCGGAGTTCGGGCACCCGTTGGGGCCGCCCCGGCTGCGCGAGTCGATCCCGATGGAACGGCACGACCCGCAGTCGATCCTGGTCAACGCTCTGCGGATCGGGCACACCGCGTTCGACACGCCGCTGGCGCCCCTGCGCCGGGCCGGAGCCGAGGCGATCATCGACGGAGCGGGCGCGATCGGGGTCGACCCGCAGGACCGTGCGATCACCTTCGGTCGGGAGATCTTTCCGGAGCCGGCCTGGTATCCGGACGAGGACCGGGTGGCGTTCCCCCTGACCGGGGCGCTGGTGTTGATCGGTGCGGTCGTCGCACTCGCCCGCCCGCGCCGGATCGATCCCGAGCAGGCCGGGCCGCTGCGCGCGTACGCGGTGGTGGTGTTGGCCGCCGTCCTGTTGCACACCTCGATGATCAAGTGGCAGCCGTGGGGCAACCGGCTGATCCTCTACGCCGTGGTGCTGGCCGTGCCGCTGGCCGGGCTCTGGCTCGACGCGCTCTTCCGCCGCCGCCGCGGCAACCCGGGTCGGCCGGGAGCCCGCCGGTCGGTGGCCACGCTGACGGCGGTCACCGTGCTGGCCACCGCGGCGCTGGCCGGTGTGCTCGCGCTGTCGTACGGCTTTCCGCGACGGCTGGTCGGTGCCGGTTCGGTCTTCACCACCTCGGACTGGGACACCCGGTTCCTGCGGCGTCCGCAGTGGGCCGACGAGTTCCGCTGGGCGGCGACGGCGGTCCGCGACAGCGGTGCCGGACGGATCGGGCTGGTGCAGCAGAACGACAACTGGGAGTACCCGTGGTGGCTGCTGCTCCGGCAGCCGGACGGGGGTTCGCCGGACCTGGTGGCGTTGCAGTCGGTGCTGCCGGAGCGACCGCCGGCGGACCCTGCCTCGGTCGACGCGATCGTCTGCACCGGCAGTCGTCCGGCCTGCACGAAGCTGGTCCCGGCCGGCTGGCGGCTGGAGTTCCGCGGCTACGTCGGCTACGCCCTGCCGCCGGGCCGCTGA
- a CDS encoding phosphotransferase, whose amino-acid sequence MTTIAGERAPDWSSERWQVRARSWVDARLSQAGRRVTGLVEPRVRPWSLVWRVPTDDGPVWFKANNPGTVHEAALIATLAELTPERVLTPIAVDPEQGWSLLPDGGESLRDVLARDPDLAHWERALPGYAALQLATAPRADELVALGVPDHRPEALAGLLAELLDDREALLIGAEGGLSPDLHERLRAELPSYAERCRRLADIAIPATVQHDDLHDGNVFAGPDGYRYFDWGDASVAHPFGTLLVTLRSIRHAKKLAADDTGVARLRDAYLEAWTDRYDRRTLVEAADLAIGLGPVSRSLSWRRALDTADESRAEYADAVPGWLEELFAASPLQSDS is encoded by the coding sequence GTGACGACGATCGCCGGTGAGCGTGCCCCCGACTGGTCCAGTGAGCGGTGGCAGGTGCGGGCCCGGTCCTGGGTCGACGCGCGGCTGAGCCAGGCCGGCCGGCGGGTGACGGGTCTGGTGGAGCCTCGGGTGCGCCCGTGGTCGCTGGTCTGGCGGGTGCCCACCGACGACGGCCCGGTCTGGTTCAAGGCCAACAACCCCGGCACCGTGCACGAGGCCGCCCTGATCGCGACGCTCGCCGAGCTGACACCGGAACGGGTGCTGACACCGATCGCGGTGGACCCGGAGCAGGGCTGGTCACTGCTGCCCGACGGCGGCGAGTCGTTGCGCGACGTGCTGGCGCGCGACCCCGATCTGGCGCACTGGGAGCGGGCACTACCCGGATACGCGGCGCTCCAACTGGCCACCGCGCCGCGCGCCGACGAACTGGTCGCCCTGGGCGTGCCGGACCACCGCCCCGAGGCCCTGGCCGGGCTCCTCGCCGAGCTGCTCGACGATCGCGAGGCGCTGCTGATCGGTGCCGAGGGCGGGCTCAGCCCGGACCTGCACGAGCGGCTGCGGGCGGAGCTGCCGTCGTACGCCGAGCGGTGCCGCCGGCTCGCCGACATCGCCATCCCGGCCACCGTGCAGCACGACGACCTGCACGACGGCAACGTCTTCGCGGGCCCGGACGGCTACCGCTACTTCGACTGGGGCGACGCCTCCGTGGCGCACCCGTTCGGCACGCTGCTGGTGACTTTGCGGTCCATCCGGCACGCGAAGAAGCTGGCGGCCGACGACACGGGGGTGGCGCGGCTGCGCGACGCCTACCTGGAGGCGTGGACCGACCGGTACGACCGCCGAACCCTCGTCGAGGCCGCCGACCTCGCGATCGGCCTGGGGCCGGTGAGCCGGTCGCTGTCCTGGCGGCGAGCCCTGGACACCGCAGACGAGTCCCGTGCCGAGTACGCCGACGCGGTCCCCGGTTGGCTGGAGGAGCTGTTCGCCGCAAGCCCCCTTCAATCGGACTCCTGA
- a CDS encoding ricin-type beta-trefoil lectin domain protein: MPAIPARPERATRRRAITVAVAVAALVLPMLAGPATPATAADRPTVQPLPANLEAIRAAEATALYGTPAIRPIEQRRTALITMGDSQISGEGVGNYVPGTHQDGNWCDRSYDQAVFRTGIPSDARYNIACSGATPWNLIAGGPTQHNELNQGDYLGIKARNTHVKLIWVVVGANGDGTIQFGPVATDCAVSRVFLQGNCYPDYTDQWTIRTDGSRRAVADALTDIRQTMTRAGYLRTDYELVLMSYPSPASPDVEDNPNFPGWYSGGCLLYLADAAFARNKAVPLFESALRAAATQTGTRYLDASRLFHGHEVCTDNTSVRGLNIEIGIWNENAARQSFHPNARGHGMFAQCITQFWNSGHNQATCVDPASTGAGVLYPGLMQFKQLRNPATNTCVDGKGYDSRNGTAQQSYGCHGGRNQGFWYDSAKRSLHSELSHDRCLDVAGASMTAGTAVNIYDCNGTAAQQFTFVGNQLKPAAASNLCVAFDSPSSGAPRLRLATCSTSTRQQWSFEARTAANPVGYGHDDFIGSRVY; the protein is encoded by the coding sequence ATGCCTGCAATCCCCGCCAGGCCCGAACGCGCGACCCGACGACGGGCCATCACCGTCGCCGTGGCCGTCGCCGCCCTCGTCCTACCGATGCTCGCCGGACCGGCCACCCCCGCCACCGCCGCCGACCGTCCAACCGTCCAACCACTCCCCGCCAACCTCGAGGCCATCCGGGCCGCCGAGGCCACCGCCCTCTACGGCACCCCCGCGATCCGCCCGATCGAGCAACGCCGCACCGCGCTGATCACCATGGGCGACAGCCAGATCTCCGGTGAGGGAGTCGGCAACTACGTGCCCGGCACCCACCAGGACGGCAACTGGTGCGACCGCTCGTACGACCAGGCGGTGTTCCGCACCGGCATCCCGTCGGACGCGAGATACAACATCGCCTGCTCCGGTGCCACCCCGTGGAACCTCATCGCCGGCGGCCCGACCCAGCACAACGAGCTGAACCAGGGCGACTACCTGGGCATCAAGGCGCGCAACACGCACGTGAAACTGATCTGGGTGGTGGTCGGCGCGAACGGAGACGGCACCATCCAGTTCGGCCCGGTCGCCACCGACTGCGCTGTCAGCCGGGTCTTCCTCCAGGGCAACTGCTACCCCGACTACACCGACCAGTGGACGATCCGCACCGACGGCAGCCGCCGGGCGGTTGCGGACGCCCTCACCGACATCCGACAGACCATGACCAGGGCCGGCTACCTGCGCACGGACTACGAGCTGGTGCTCATGTCGTACCCGAGCCCGGCCAGCCCGGACGTGGAGGACAACCCGAACTTCCCCGGCTGGTACTCCGGCGGCTGCCTGCTCTACCTGGCCGACGCCGCGTTCGCCCGCAACAAGGCGGTGCCGCTGTTCGAGTCGGCGCTGCGCGCGGCGGCCACCCAGACCGGCACCCGCTACCTGGACGCCAGCCGGCTCTTCCACGGCCACGAGGTGTGCACTGACAACACCTCGGTCCGCGGCCTCAACATCGAGATCGGGATCTGGAACGAGAACGCCGCCCGGCAGTCGTTCCACCCCAACGCCCGCGGGCACGGCATGTTCGCCCAGTGCATCACCCAGTTCTGGAACTCCGGACATAACCAGGCCACCTGCGTCGACCCGGCCAGCACCGGCGCTGGCGTGCTCTACCCGGGCCTGATGCAGTTCAAGCAGTTGCGCAACCCTGCCACCAACACCTGCGTCGACGGTAAGGGTTACGACTCCCGCAACGGCACCGCCCAGCAGTCGTACGGCTGCCACGGCGGGCGCAACCAGGGCTTCTGGTACGACTCGGCCAAGCGGTCACTGCACTCGGAGCTGTCCCACGACCGTTGCCTCGATGTCGCCGGCGCATCGATGACGGCCGGCACCGCGGTCAACATCTACGACTGCAACGGCACTGCCGCCCAGCAGTTCACCTTCGTCGGCAACCAGCTCAAGCCGGCCGCCGCCAGCAACCTCTGCGTGGCGTTCGACAGCCCGTCGTCGGGCGCTCCCCGGCTGCGGTTGGCCACCTGCTCCACCAGCACCCGGCAGCAGTGGTCGTTCGAGGCTCGTACCGCCGCCAACCCGGTCGGCTACGGTCACGACGACTTCATCGGCTCCCGCGTCTACTGA
- a CDS encoding glycosyltransferase family 2 protein — MKLSILMPVYNEEERIADALKQALAVDYPCEIELVVVDDGSRDGTGEVLGRADDARLRVITHQRNAGKGAAIKTAVDSAEGDYMVILDADLEYDPQDIPKLLDPVLDGRATVVYGNRTFGSHSAYSFWYVMGNKGVTMAANVLFNSYIGDLETCFKLMPVALYRSLEVRSRGFGMEAEVTGKLLRRRIRPYEVPISYRARGREEGKKITWKDGVEAIWILGRERARRRSTASPAR, encoded by the coding sequence TTGAAGCTCTCGATCCTCATGCCGGTCTACAACGAGGAAGAACGCATCGCGGATGCCCTCAAGCAGGCGTTGGCGGTTGACTATCCCTGCGAGATCGAGTTGGTCGTCGTCGACGACGGCAGCCGGGACGGCACCGGCGAGGTCCTCGGCCGCGCCGACGACGCACGTCTGCGTGTCATCACCCACCAGCGCAACGCCGGTAAGGGTGCCGCCATCAAGACGGCGGTCGACAGCGCGGAGGGCGACTACATGGTCATCCTCGACGCCGACCTGGAGTACGACCCGCAGGACATCCCCAAGCTGCTCGACCCGGTGCTCGACGGGCGGGCCACTGTCGTCTACGGCAATCGCACCTTTGGCAGCCACAGCGCCTACAGCTTCTGGTACGTGATGGGCAACAAGGGCGTCACGATGGCGGCCAACGTGCTGTTCAACTCGTACATCGGCGACCTGGAGACCTGCTTCAAGCTGATGCCGGTGGCGCTCTACCGGTCGCTCGAGGTGCGCTCGCGCGGCTTCGGCATGGAGGCCGAGGTGACCGGCAAGCTGCTGCGTCGCCGGATCCGCCCCTACGAGGTGCCGATCAGCTACCGGGCTCGTGGCCGGGAAGAGGGCAAGAAGATCACCTGGAAGGACGGCGTCGAGGCGATCTGGATCCTCGGCCGCGAACGCGCCCGCCGCCGTTCCACCGCGTCACCCGCGCGCTGA
- a CDS encoding sensor histidine kinase: protein MPDQSGRAGSPTMSLPVVGTSPPAAPRRGGLGRTLTARAVLVTCAVALVSVLVTAIVAVPLAIRGAERRDQEALAAQARLAAEVLRTRLDRGRSADEERLIQQLRNQGIDAYLIRRGAVDRPGLPPRVVQRIGQGRNVSVRRVVNGERALVEGRALPNGNGVVLSRPSANGLWARVLLSLWLPLLAGLAAGVVAGLLLARRLARPIRVAATAAARLRAGDRAVRVPVESPDEVADLAEALNGLAGALATSEGRQREFLLSVSHELRTPLTAIRGYAEALADGVLGADDTVDTGRTMLAEAQHLDRLIGDLLALARLEAADFPLEPVPVDLTQLAVDAEPTWSGRCAAVGVPFRLETPGQPVPAYTDPGRIRQVLDGLLENALRVVPPGSPVVLAVRAAGADPASGGELEVRDGGPGFTDDDLAVAFERGALHQRYRGVRKVGSGLGLALAAGLVRRLGGEIAAGHAPEGGAAFTVRLPGDPYLARTSA from the coding sequence ATGCCTGACCAATCCGGGCGCGCCGGGTCGCCGACCATGTCGCTGCCGGTGGTTGGCACCTCCCCACCCGCCGCACCTCGACGTGGCGGCCTGGGCCGTACGCTCACCGCCCGTGCGGTGCTGGTCACCTGCGCGGTGGCGCTGGTGTCGGTGCTGGTCACCGCGATCGTGGCGGTGCCGTTGGCGATCCGTGGCGCGGAGAGACGCGACCAGGAGGCGCTCGCCGCGCAGGCCCGGCTCGCGGCCGAGGTGCTGCGCACCCGCCTGGACCGGGGTCGCAGCGCCGACGAGGAGCGGCTCATCCAGCAACTGCGCAATCAGGGCATCGACGCGTACCTGATCCGGCGCGGAGCGGTCGACCGGCCGGGCCTGCCACCTCGGGTGGTGCAGCGGATCGGGCAGGGGCGCAACGTGTCGGTCCGGCGGGTCGTCAACGGCGAACGTGCCCTGGTCGAGGGCCGGGCGCTCCCCAACGGCAACGGGGTGGTGCTGTCCCGCCCCTCGGCGAACGGGTTGTGGGCCCGGGTGCTGCTGAGCCTCTGGTTACCGCTGCTGGCCGGGTTGGCCGCCGGCGTCGTGGCCGGGTTGCTGCTGGCCCGCCGGCTGGCCCGGCCGATCCGCGTCGCGGCCACCGCCGCCGCCCGGCTACGCGCCGGCGACCGCGCCGTCCGGGTGCCGGTCGAGTCACCGGACGAGGTCGCCGACCTGGCCGAGGCGTTGAACGGTCTGGCCGGTGCGCTGGCCACCAGTGAGGGGCGGCAGCGGGAGTTCCTGCTGTCCGTCTCGCACGAGCTGCGCACCCCGCTGACCGCGATCCGGGGGTACGCCGAAGCGCTCGCCGACGGGGTGCTCGGCGCGGACGACACCGTCGACACCGGTCGGACGATGCTGGCTGAGGCCCAACACCTGGACCGGCTGATCGGGGACCTGCTGGCGCTGGCCCGGCTGGAGGCCGCCGACTTCCCGCTCGAACCGGTGCCGGTGGACCTCACCCAGTTGGCCGTGGACGCGGAGCCGACCTGGTCCGGCCGGTGCGCGGCGGTGGGCGTGCCGTTCCGGTTGGAGACGCCAGGTCAGCCGGTGCCCGCGTACACCGATCCGGGGCGAATCAGGCAGGTGCTGGACGGGTTACTGGAGAACGCGCTGCGGGTCGTACCCCCGGGGTCGCCGGTGGTGCTCGCGGTCCGGGCGGCGGGTGCGGACCCGGCCTCCGGCGGTGAGCTGGAGGTCCGGGACGGCGGGCCCGGCTTCACCGACGACGACCTGGCGGTGGCGTTCGAACGCGGGGCACTGCACCAGCGTTACCGGGGTGTGCGCAAGGTGGGCAGCGGGCTGGGGTTGGCGCTGGCCGCCGGCCTGGTCCGCCGGCTGGGCGGAGAGATCGCCGCCGGGCACGCGCCGGAGGGCGGCGCGGCCTTCACGGTCCGACTGCCCGGCGATCCTTACCTGGCTCGAACATCGGCCTGA
- a CDS encoding thiolase family protein: MSDAVIVGAVRTPVGRRKGSLAGVHPVDLSAHVLRALAERTGLDPAQVDDVFWGCVSQVGEQSWNIARNGVLAAGWPETVPGTTLDRQCGSSQQALHFAAATVLSGQADLVVAGGVESMTRVPMGSSVAGGMPFSDQLRDRYRGVEGFADDAPLPFNQGVGAELIARRWRLSRTQLDEFALASHEKAAAAQDAGAFDPELTPVPLGDGGKFAADEGIRRDTTLAKLGELATPFRADGVVTAGSASQISDGAAALAVTTSEWASRHGLRPLARIHTAVVAADDPVTMLTAPIPATAKALRRAGLGIEEIGVYEVNEAFAPVPLAWLAETEADPERLNPRGGAIALGHPLGGSGARIMTTMLQHMRDNGIRYGLQTMCEGGGMANATIVELV; the protein is encoded by the coding sequence ATGAGTGACGCGGTCATCGTCGGCGCGGTACGTACCCCGGTCGGGCGGCGCAAGGGCAGCCTCGCCGGCGTCCACCCGGTCGATCTCTCGGCGCACGTGCTGCGCGCCCTCGCCGAGCGCACCGGGCTCGACCCGGCGCAGGTCGACGACGTCTTCTGGGGCTGCGTGTCCCAGGTCGGCGAGCAGTCGTGGAACATCGCCCGCAACGGCGTGCTCGCCGCCGGCTGGCCCGAGACGGTCCCCGGCACGACGCTGGACCGGCAGTGCGGCTCCAGCCAGCAGGCGCTGCACTTCGCCGCCGCCACGGTGCTCTCCGGCCAGGCTGACCTGGTGGTCGCCGGCGGGGTGGAGTCGATGACCCGGGTGCCGATGGGCTCCAGTGTGGCCGGCGGCATGCCGTTCAGCGACCAGCTCCGGGACCGTTACCGGGGTGTCGAGGGCTTCGCCGACGACGCGCCACTGCCGTTCAACCAGGGCGTCGGTGCCGAGCTGATCGCCCGGCGGTGGCGCCTCTCGCGTACCCAGCTCGACGAGTTCGCGCTGGCCAGCCACGAGAAGGCAGCCGCCGCACAGGACGCTGGCGCGTTCGACCCGGAGCTCACGCCGGTGCCACTCGGCGATGGTGGCAAGTTCGCCGCCGACGAGGGCATCCGCCGGGACACGACCCTGGCCAAGCTCGGCGAGCTGGCCACGCCGTTCCGTGCCGACGGCGTGGTGACCGCCGGGTCCGCGTCCCAGATCTCCGACGGCGCCGCGGCCCTCGCGGTGACGACCTCCGAGTGGGCCAGCCGGCACGGCCTTCGGCCGCTTGCCCGGATCCACACCGCCGTGGTCGCCGCCGACGACCCGGTCACCATGCTCACCGCCCCCATCCCGGCCACCGCGAAGGCGCTGCGCCGCGCGGGGCTGGGCATCGAGGAGATCGGTGTGTACGAGGTGAACGAGGCGTTCGCCCCGGTGCCACTGGCCTGGCTGGCCGAGACCGAGGCGGACCCGGAGCGGCTCAACCCGCGTGGTGGGGCGATCGCACTCGGTCACCCGCTCGGCGGCTCCGGTGCCCGGATCATGACCACGATGCTCCAGCACATGCGGGACAACGGGATCCGCTACGGCCTGCAGACCATGTGCGAGGGCGGCGGAATGGCCAACGCCACCATCGTCGAGCTGGTCTGA
- a CDS encoding response regulator transcription factor, with the protein MTVEPPHRGLVLVVEDEPAIADLVRLYLTRDGFGVHLERDGAAGLSAARRIRPVACVLDIALPGLPGTEICRQLREAGDWTPVIFLTARDDEVDRIVGLELGADDYVTKPFSPRELVARVRAVLRRSAGGPEGADRQRVVGPVTLDPARRTVTAAGAPVQLTSTEFDLLAHLMARPGRVFTREELLAGVWGYAAHAGTRTVDVHVAQVRAKLGPASVIRTHRGVGYAVDA; encoded by the coding sequence GTGACCGTCGAACCGCCGCACCGCGGGCTCGTCCTCGTGGTCGAGGACGAGCCGGCCATCGCCGACCTGGTCCGGCTCTATCTCACCCGGGACGGCTTCGGCGTCCACCTGGAACGGGACGGCGCGGCCGGCCTGAGCGCCGCCCGCCGGATCCGCCCGGTGGCCTGCGTCCTGGACATCGCCCTGCCGGGCCTGCCCGGCACCGAGATCTGCCGCCAGCTGCGCGAGGCCGGCGACTGGACCCCGGTCATCTTCCTCACCGCCCGCGACGACGAGGTCGATCGGATCGTCGGCCTGGAGTTGGGCGCCGACGACTACGTGACCAAGCCGTTCAGCCCCCGGGAGCTGGTCGCCCGGGTGCGCGCGGTGCTGCGTCGCTCCGCTGGCGGCCCGGAGGGCGCGGACCGGCAGCGCGTCGTCGGCCCGGTGACGCTCGACCCGGCCCGCCGAACGGTCACCGCCGCTGGCGCACCGGTGCAGCTCACCTCCACCGAGTTCGACCTGCTGGCCCATCTGATGGCCCGGCCCGGCCGGGTCTTCACCCGGGAGGAGCTGCTGGCCGGGGTCTGGGGGTACGCGGCGCACGCCGGCACCCGCACAGTCGACGTGCACGTCGCCCAGGTGCGGGCGAAGCTCGGCCCGGCCAGCGTGATCCGGACTCACCGTGGCGTCGGGTACGCGGTCGATGCCTGA
- a CDS encoding PH domain-containing protein: MPESDGRWHAGRVDEITGARQWRVPSSLPAAKLAGAVLLVALGLLFADGDPVRLVVAVLAAVTVAVWAVRDLVVPVRLAVDPAGLTVIHGFAGRRLLPWSTVEAITVDRRPRLGLTSETLEIDAGNSLHLFGRYDLGATPEEVATALRAARPNP; encoded by the coding sequence ATGCCGGAATCCGACGGCCGCTGGCATGCTGGGCGGGTGGATGAGATCACCGGGGCCCGGCAGTGGCGAGTGCCGTCGAGTCTGCCAGCGGCGAAGCTGGCCGGCGCCGTCCTGCTCGTCGCCCTCGGGCTGCTCTTCGCCGACGGCGACCCGGTCCGCCTGGTGGTGGCCGTCCTGGCCGCGGTCACGGTGGCCGTCTGGGCGGTACGCGACCTGGTCGTGCCGGTCCGGTTGGCGGTGGACCCGGCGGGGCTCACCGTCATCCACGGGTTCGCGGGCCGGCGGCTGCTGCCCTGGTCGACGGTCGAGGCGATCACCGTCGACCGTCGGCCACGGTTGGGGCTGACCAGCGAGACCCTGGAGATCGACGCGGGCAACTCGCTGCACCTCTTCGGCCGCTACGACCTGGGAGCCACCCCGGAAGAGGTCGCCACCGCACTGCGTGCCGCCCGCCCGAACCCCTGA